In a genomic window of Nocardia fluminea:
- a CDS encoding DUF4233 domain-containing protein: protein MAGTLILEAIVVLLALPVVADVGGGVTWFSGTFLVVLSVLMILGAGVQRKSWAIPFNLGLQVLLLAGAFIHLSIGVIAVVFIAVWAFILVLRTDVQRRMDAGLLPSQRMQPKP, encoded by the coding sequence ATGGCGGGGACGCTGATCCTCGAGGCGATCGTGGTGCTGCTGGCGCTGCCGGTGGTCGCCGATGTCGGCGGCGGGGTCACGTGGTTCTCCGGAACCTTTCTCGTGGTGCTCTCCGTGCTGATGATCCTGGGCGCGGGGGTGCAGCGGAAGTCGTGGGCGATCCCGTTCAACCTGGGCTTGCAGGTGCTGCTGCTCGCGGGGGCCTTCATCCACCTGTCGATCGGCGTGATCGCGGTGGTGTTCATCGCGGTCTGGGCGTTCATCCTCGTGCTGCGCACGGACGTCCAGCGCCGGATGGACGCGGGACTGCTGCCGAGCCAGCGGATGCAGCCGAAGCCCTGA